In the Hordeum vulgare subsp. vulgare chromosome 7H, MorexV3_pseudomolecules_assembly, whole genome shotgun sequence genome, one interval contains:
- the LOC123410242 gene encoding protein POOR HOMOLOGOUS SYNAPSIS 1-like isoform X4, whose translation MVVVGASDDGWARLTSSSYAAAGQGRRQEWEVEFARYAAPPLRDTSTPPPPGVRCATSATDCHPGSWLPVATPAAVRVSRSSHPSAAPVLTVSVVGVVFEEHFVSILNFSWPQFTCGGQCPGSGSRVVFVSFVDKSKQIQKFALRFPQLSDVESFLNCVKECLGDTMDIKSSGCDYVCEDSSSRSEYIASNELPYSFEGPASDHRTEQPALCYHEESELPVSEPLLPSNLDNINSGFPLSFTEMLKNLSTETEHALCMYGSDAEDLHQLAGTDHPQGVMYGGSDGEDLHQLTGTDHPQEVFTQDACHDAGSNGNTADKETGTSKSTNEIDTSKPTSDIMARIKKYLADESFHDTLFKVEKIIDELGVKALCMYGSDAEDLHQLAGTDHPHGVMYGGSGAEDLHQLTGTDRPQEVFTQDACHDVFPSIAVGSNGNTADKETGTSKSTKEIDTSKSTSDIMARIKKYLADESFHDMLFKLERIIDELGVDLSVYP comes from the exons ATGGTGGTGGTGGGCGCCAGCGACGACGGCTGGGCGCGGCTCACCTCGAGCTCTTACGCCGCAGCAGGTCAGGGGCGGAGGCAGGAATGGGAGGTGGAGTTCGCCCGCTACGCCGCGCCGCCCCTGCGCGACAcctcgacgccgccgccgcccggcgTCCGTTGTGCTACCAGCGCCACGGATTGCCATCCCGGCTCCTGGCTCCCCGTCGCCACGCCTGCCGCTGTTCGCGTCTCCCGCTCTAGCCACCCCTCCGCGGCCCCAGTCCTCACCGTCTCCGTCGTCGGCGTCGTCTTC GAGGAGCACTTTGTGTCCATCCTCAACTTCTCATGGCCTCAGTTCACATGTGGGGGACAATGCCCAGGAAGTGGGAGCAGGGTGGTCTTTGTGAGTTTTGTTGATAAATCCAAGCAG ATACAGAAGTTTGCTCTACGTTTCCCACAGCTCAGTGATGTGGAGTCGTTCTTAAATTGTGTGAAG GAATGCTTAGGTGACACCATGGATATCAAATCATCTGGATGCGACTACGTATGTGAAGATTCATCATCACGATCAGAATATATTGCTTCCAATGAACTTCCATACAG CTTCGAGGGGCCAGCTTCAGATCACAGGACAGAGCAACCAGCATTGTGCTACCATGAGGAATCAGAACTGCCTGTTtctgaacctctccttccctccaaCCTTGACAATATCAACTCTGGTTTCCCTCTTAGTTTCACTGAAATGTTGAAAAATTTGTCAACTGAGACTGAACATG CATTGTGCATGTATGGATCAGATGCAGAGGACCTGCATCAACTGGCTGGAACTGACCATCCTCAAGGAGTAATGTATGGTGGATCAGATGGGGAGGACCTGCATCAACTGACTGGAACTGACCATCCTCAAGAG GTGTTCACACAAGATGCTTGTCATGACG CTGGCAGTAATGGAAATACTGCTGATAAAGAAACTGGTACTAGCAAGTCAACAAACGAAATTGATACTAGTAAACCAACAAGTGATATTATGGCAAGGATAAAG AAATATCTGGCTGATGAGTCATTCCATG ATACGCTGTTCAAGGTCGAGAAAATCATTGATGAACTGGGTGTGAAAGCATTGTGCATGTACGGATCAGATGCAGAGGACCTGCATCAACTGGCTGGAACTGACCATCCTCATGGAGTAATGTATGGTGGATCAGGTGCGGAGGACCTGCATCAACTGACTGGAACTGATCGTCCTCAAGAG GTGTTCACACAAGATGCTTGTCATGATG TATTTCCTTCAATTGCAGTTGGCAGTAATGGAAATACTGCTGATAAAGAAACTGGTACTAGCAAGTCAACAAAAGAAATTGATACTAGTAAATCAACAAGTGATATTATGGCAAGGATAAAG AAATATCTGGCTGATGAGTCATTCCATG ATATGCTGTTCAAGCTCGAGAGAATCATTGATGAACTGGGTGTGGACTTGTCCGTCTACCCCTAG
- the LOC123410242 gene encoding protein POOR HOMOLOGOUS SYNAPSIS 1-like isoform X1, translating to MVVVGASDDGWARLTSSSYAAAGQGRRQEWEVEFARYAAPPLRDTSTPPPPGVRCATSATDCHPGSWLPVATPAAVRVSRSSHPSAAPVLTVSVVGVVFEEHFVSILNFSWPQFTCGGQCPGSGSRVVFVSFVDKSKQIQKFALRFPQLSDVESFLNCVKECLGDTMDIKSSGCDYVCEDSSSRSEYIASNELPYSFEGPASDHRTEQPALCYHEESELPVSEPLLPSNLDNINSGFPLSFTEMLKNLSTETEHALCMYGSDAEDLHQLAGTDHPQGVMYGGSDGEDLHQLTGTDHPQEVKYGGSGAEDLHQLTGTDHPQEVFTQDACHDAGSNGNTADKETGTSKSTNEIDTSKPTSDIMARIKKYLADESFHDTLFKVEKIIDELGVKALCMYGSDAEDLHQLAGTDHPHGVMYGGSGAEDLHQLTGTDRPQEVFTQDACHDVFPSIAVGSNGNTADKETGTSKSTKEIDTSKSTSDIMARIKKYLADESFHDMLFKLERIIDELGVDLSVYP from the exons ATGGTGGTGGTGGGCGCCAGCGACGACGGCTGGGCGCGGCTCACCTCGAGCTCTTACGCCGCAGCAGGTCAGGGGCGGAGGCAGGAATGGGAGGTGGAGTTCGCCCGCTACGCCGCGCCGCCCCTGCGCGACAcctcgacgccgccgccgcccggcgTCCGTTGTGCTACCAGCGCCACGGATTGCCATCCCGGCTCCTGGCTCCCCGTCGCCACGCCTGCCGCTGTTCGCGTCTCCCGCTCTAGCCACCCCTCCGCGGCCCCAGTCCTCACCGTCTCCGTCGTCGGCGTCGTCTTC GAGGAGCACTTTGTGTCCATCCTCAACTTCTCATGGCCTCAGTTCACATGTGGGGGACAATGCCCAGGAAGTGGGAGCAGGGTGGTCTTTGTGAGTTTTGTTGATAAATCCAAGCAG ATACAGAAGTTTGCTCTACGTTTCCCACAGCTCAGTGATGTGGAGTCGTTCTTAAATTGTGTGAAG GAATGCTTAGGTGACACCATGGATATCAAATCATCTGGATGCGACTACGTATGTGAAGATTCATCATCACGATCAGAATATATTGCTTCCAATGAACTTCCATACAG CTTCGAGGGGCCAGCTTCAGATCACAGGACAGAGCAACCAGCATTGTGCTACCATGAGGAATCAGAACTGCCTGTTtctgaacctctccttccctccaaCCTTGACAATATCAACTCTGGTTTCCCTCTTAGTTTCACTGAAATGTTGAAAAATTTGTCAACTGAGACTGAACATG CATTGTGCATGTATGGATCAGATGCAGAGGACCTGCATCAACTGGCTGGAACTGACCATCCTCAAGGAGTAATGTATGGTGGATCAGATGGGGAGGACCTGCATCAACTGACTGGAACTGACCATCCTCAAGAGGTAAAGTATGGCGGATCAGGTGCGGAGGACCTGCATCAACTGACTGGAACTGATCATCCTCAAGAG GTGTTCACACAAGATGCTTGTCATGACG CTGGCAGTAATGGAAATACTGCTGATAAAGAAACTGGTACTAGCAAGTCAACAAACGAAATTGATACTAGTAAACCAACAAGTGATATTATGGCAAGGATAAAG AAATATCTGGCTGATGAGTCATTCCATG ATACGCTGTTCAAGGTCGAGAAAATCATTGATGAACTGGGTGTGAAAGCATTGTGCATGTACGGATCAGATGCAGAGGACCTGCATCAACTGGCTGGAACTGACCATCCTCATGGAGTAATGTATGGTGGATCAGGTGCGGAGGACCTGCATCAACTGACTGGAACTGATCGTCCTCAAGAG GTGTTCACACAAGATGCTTGTCATGATG TATTTCCTTCAATTGCAGTTGGCAGTAATGGAAATACTGCTGATAAAGAAACTGGTACTAGCAAGTCAACAAAAGAAATTGATACTAGTAAATCAACAAGTGATATTATGGCAAGGATAAAG AAATATCTGGCTGATGAGTCATTCCATG ATATGCTGTTCAAGCTCGAGAGAATCATTGATGAACTGGGTGTGGACTTGTCCGTCTACCCCTAG
- the LOC123410242 gene encoding protein POOR HOMOLOGOUS SYNAPSIS 1-like isoform X3, whose product MVVVGASDDGWARLTSSSYAAAGQGRRQEWEVEFARYAAPPLRDTSTPPPPGVRCATSATDCHPGSWLPVATPAAVRVSRSSHPSAAPVLTVSVVGVVFEEHFVSILNFSWPQFTCGGQCPGSGSRVVFVSFVDKSKQIQKFALRFPQLSDVESFLNCVKECLGDTMDIKSSGCDYVCEDSSSRSEYIASNELPYSFEGPASDHRTEQPALCYHEESELPVSEPLLPSNLDNINSGFPLSFTEMLKNLSTETEHDAEDLHQLAGTDHPQGVMYGGSDGEDLHQLTGTDHPQEVKYGGSGAEDLHQLTGTDHPQEVFTQDACHDAGSNGNTADKETGTSKSTNEIDTSKPTSDIMARIKKYLADESFHDTLFKVEKIIDELGVKALCMYGSDAEDLHQLAGTDHPHGVMYGGSGAEDLHQLTGTDRPQEVFTQDACHDVFPSIAVGSNGNTADKETGTSKSTKEIDTSKSTSDIMARIKKYLADESFHDMLFKLERIIDELGVDLSVYP is encoded by the exons ATGGTGGTGGTGGGCGCCAGCGACGACGGCTGGGCGCGGCTCACCTCGAGCTCTTACGCCGCAGCAGGTCAGGGGCGGAGGCAGGAATGGGAGGTGGAGTTCGCCCGCTACGCCGCGCCGCCCCTGCGCGACAcctcgacgccgccgccgcccggcgTCCGTTGTGCTACCAGCGCCACGGATTGCCATCCCGGCTCCTGGCTCCCCGTCGCCACGCCTGCCGCTGTTCGCGTCTCCCGCTCTAGCCACCCCTCCGCGGCCCCAGTCCTCACCGTCTCCGTCGTCGGCGTCGTCTTC GAGGAGCACTTTGTGTCCATCCTCAACTTCTCATGGCCTCAGTTCACATGTGGGGGACAATGCCCAGGAAGTGGGAGCAGGGTGGTCTTTGTGAGTTTTGTTGATAAATCCAAGCAG ATACAGAAGTTTGCTCTACGTTTCCCACAGCTCAGTGATGTGGAGTCGTTCTTAAATTGTGTGAAG GAATGCTTAGGTGACACCATGGATATCAAATCATCTGGATGCGACTACGTATGTGAAGATTCATCATCACGATCAGAATATATTGCTTCCAATGAACTTCCATACAG CTTCGAGGGGCCAGCTTCAGATCACAGGACAGAGCAACCAGCATTGTGCTACCATGAGGAATCAGAACTGCCTGTTtctgaacctctccttccctccaaCCTTGACAATATCAACTCTGGTTTCCCTCTTAGTTTCACTGAAATGTTGAAAAATTTGTCAACTGAGACTGAACATG ATGCAGAGGACCTGCATCAACTGGCTGGAACTGACCATCCTCAAGGAGTAATGTATGGTGGATCAGATGGGGAGGACCTGCATCAACTGACTGGAACTGACCATCCTCAAGAGGTAAAGTATGGCGGATCAGGTGCGGAGGACCTGCATCAACTGACTGGAACTGATCATCCTCAAGAG GTGTTCACACAAGATGCTTGTCATGACG CTGGCAGTAATGGAAATACTGCTGATAAAGAAACTGGTACTAGCAAGTCAACAAACGAAATTGATACTAGTAAACCAACAAGTGATATTATGGCAAGGATAAAG AAATATCTGGCTGATGAGTCATTCCATG ATACGCTGTTCAAGGTCGAGAAAATCATTGATGAACTGGGTGTGAAAGCATTGTGCATGTACGGATCAGATGCAGAGGACCTGCATCAACTGGCTGGAACTGACCATCCTCATGGAGTAATGTATGGTGGATCAGGTGCGGAGGACCTGCATCAACTGACTGGAACTGATCGTCCTCAAGAG GTGTTCACACAAGATGCTTGTCATGATG TATTTCCTTCAATTGCAGTTGGCAGTAATGGAAATACTGCTGATAAAGAAACTGGTACTAGCAAGTCAACAAAAGAAATTGATACTAGTAAATCAACAAGTGATATTATGGCAAGGATAAAG AAATATCTGGCTGATGAGTCATTCCATG ATATGCTGTTCAAGCTCGAGAGAATCATTGATGAACTGGGTGTGGACTTGTCCGTCTACCCCTAG
- the LOC123410242 gene encoding protein POOR HOMOLOGOUS SYNAPSIS 1-like isoform X2, with protein MVVVGASDDGWARLTSSSYAAAGQGRRQEWEVEFARYAAPPLRDTSTPPPPGVRCATSATDCHPGSWLPVATPAAVRVSRSSHPSAAPVLTVSVVGVVFEEHFVSILNFSWPQFTCGGQCPGSGSRVVFVSFVDKSKQIQKFALRFPQLSDVESFLNCVKECLGDTMDIKSSGCDYVCEDSSSRSEYIASNELPYSFEGPASDHRTEQPALCYHEESELPVSEPLLPSNLDNINSGFPLSFTEMLKNLSTETEHALCMYGSDAEDLHQLAGTDHPQGVMYGGSDGEDLHQLTGTDHPQEVKYGGSGAEDLHQLTGTDHPQEVFTQDACHDAGSNGNTADKETGTSKSTNEIDTSKPTSDIMARIKKYLADESFHDTLFKVEKIIDELGVKALCMYGSDAEDLHQLAGTDHPHGVMYGGSGAEDLHQLTGTDRPQEVFTQDACHDVGSNGNTADKETGTSKSTKEIDTSKSTSDIMARIKKYLADESFHDMLFKLERIIDELGVDLSVYP; from the exons ATGGTGGTGGTGGGCGCCAGCGACGACGGCTGGGCGCGGCTCACCTCGAGCTCTTACGCCGCAGCAGGTCAGGGGCGGAGGCAGGAATGGGAGGTGGAGTTCGCCCGCTACGCCGCGCCGCCCCTGCGCGACAcctcgacgccgccgccgcccggcgTCCGTTGTGCTACCAGCGCCACGGATTGCCATCCCGGCTCCTGGCTCCCCGTCGCCACGCCTGCCGCTGTTCGCGTCTCCCGCTCTAGCCACCCCTCCGCGGCCCCAGTCCTCACCGTCTCCGTCGTCGGCGTCGTCTTC GAGGAGCACTTTGTGTCCATCCTCAACTTCTCATGGCCTCAGTTCACATGTGGGGGACAATGCCCAGGAAGTGGGAGCAGGGTGGTCTTTGTGAGTTTTGTTGATAAATCCAAGCAG ATACAGAAGTTTGCTCTACGTTTCCCACAGCTCAGTGATGTGGAGTCGTTCTTAAATTGTGTGAAG GAATGCTTAGGTGACACCATGGATATCAAATCATCTGGATGCGACTACGTATGTGAAGATTCATCATCACGATCAGAATATATTGCTTCCAATGAACTTCCATACAG CTTCGAGGGGCCAGCTTCAGATCACAGGACAGAGCAACCAGCATTGTGCTACCATGAGGAATCAGAACTGCCTGTTtctgaacctctccttccctccaaCCTTGACAATATCAACTCTGGTTTCCCTCTTAGTTTCACTGAAATGTTGAAAAATTTGTCAACTGAGACTGAACATG CATTGTGCATGTATGGATCAGATGCAGAGGACCTGCATCAACTGGCTGGAACTGACCATCCTCAAGGAGTAATGTATGGTGGATCAGATGGGGAGGACCTGCATCAACTGACTGGAACTGACCATCCTCAAGAGGTAAAGTATGGCGGATCAGGTGCGGAGGACCTGCATCAACTGACTGGAACTGATCATCCTCAAGAG GTGTTCACACAAGATGCTTGTCATGACG CTGGCAGTAATGGAAATACTGCTGATAAAGAAACTGGTACTAGCAAGTCAACAAACGAAATTGATACTAGTAAACCAACAAGTGATATTATGGCAAGGATAAAG AAATATCTGGCTGATGAGTCATTCCATG ATACGCTGTTCAAGGTCGAGAAAATCATTGATGAACTGGGTGTGAAAGCATTGTGCATGTACGGATCAGATGCAGAGGACCTGCATCAACTGGCTGGAACTGACCATCCTCATGGAGTAATGTATGGTGGATCAGGTGCGGAGGACCTGCATCAACTGACTGGAACTGATCGTCCTCAAGAG GTGTTCACACAAGATGCTTGTCATGATG TTGGCAGTAATGGAAATACTGCTGATAAAGAAACTGGTACTAGCAAGTCAACAAAAGAAATTGATACTAGTAAATCAACAAGTGATATTATGGCAAGGATAAAG AAATATCTGGCTGATGAGTCATTCCATG ATATGCTGTTCAAGCTCGAGAGAATCATTGATGAACTGGGTGTGGACTTGTCCGTCTACCCCTAG
- the LOC123410244 gene encoding peroxidase 5-like, protein MSMAMLFLLSLVLASSAPRLAVVEALVVDGLKMGFYNRTCPEAEQVIRNVVQTEVGMDRTIAPGLIRIFFHDCFITGCDASILLDESPSGDVPEKESSANGFTLHGLRTIDVAKSTIEAMCPRTVSCSDILSFAARDAAVAAGLPSYEVAGGRRDGVHSRMDDLPGNFPVPGHTVPRLTELFQSRGLSQEDLVTLSGAHSIGGAHCFMFSNRIYGFSKTSEIDPSLDPAYAERLRKICPRPRPDDDPEAAPKVDFDERTGQKLDNSYYQELLARRSLLTSDNTLAMDPQTRPLVEQYAKDDALFQKRFGEAMQKVSALDVIIQKTKGQIRRDCRMVNKARGIRWMPMLHFPKPPKHPMLQMINWFIRGFQRD, encoded by the exons ATGTCGATGGCGATGCTGTTCCTGCTCTCCCTCGTGCTGGCGTCGTCGGCCCCGCGCCTCGCCGTCGTCGAGGCGCTCGTCGTCGACGGCCTGAAGATGGGGTTCTACAACCGGACTTGCCCGGAGGCCGAGCAGGTGATCCGCAACGTGGTCCAGACCGAGGTCGGCATGGACCGCACCATCGCCCCTGGCCTCATTCGCATCTTCTTCCACGACTGCTTCATCACG gggtGCGACGCGTCCATCCTGCTGGACGAGTCGCCGTCGGGCGACGTGCCGGAGAAGGAGTCGTCGGCGAACGGGTTCACCCTGCACGGCCTGCGGACGATCGACGTGGCCAAGTCGACGATCGAGGCCATGTGCCCGCGCACGGTGTCGTGCTCGGACATCCTGTCCTTCGCGGCGCGCgacgcggcggtggcggcgggtcTGCCGAGCTACGAGGTGGCCGGCGGGCGGCGGGACGGCGTGCACTCCCGGATGGACGACCTGCCGGGCAACTTCCCGGTGCCGGGGCACACGGTGCCGCGGCTGACGGAGCTGTTCCAGAGCCGGGGGCTGTCGCAGGAGGACCTGGTGACGCTGTCCGGCGCGCACTCCATCGGGGGCGCGCACTGCTTCATGTTCTCCAACCGCATCTACGGCTTCTCCAAGACGTCGGAAATCGACCCGTCGCTGGACCCGGCGTACGCGGAGCGGCTGCGGAAGATCTGCCCGCGGCCACGGCCGGACGACGACCCGGAGGCGGCGCCCAAGGTGGACTTCGACGAGCGCACGGGGCAGAAGCTGGACAACTCCTACTACCAGGAGCTGCTGGCGCGGCGGAGCCTGCTGACATCGGACAacacgctggccatggacccgcaGACGAGGCCGCTGGTGGAGCAGTACGCCAAGGACGACGCGCTGTTCCAGAAGAGGTTCGGGGAGGCGATGCAGAAGGTGAGCGCGCTGGACGTGATCATACAGAAGACCAAGGGCCAGATCAGGCGGGACTGCCGGATGGTGAACAAGGCCAGAGGCATCCGCTGGATGCCCATGCTCCATTTTCCCAAGCCCCCCAAGCACCCCATGCTCCAGATGATCAACTGGTTCATCCGTGGCTTCCAGAGGGACTGA